CAGGTTTGAAGCCCTGCCAAACCCTTCACAAAACATTACAAGCATGGAATCGCCGTTTAACATAACCTACACCCAGCTTGGCGGAAAAGGCGCGTCGCTGCGTCCGCTTGATATGACGGGCAATGTGTTGGTGTATGGCGAAGCACCGGGTAATTTTACGTTTGTTGATTCATCAACATTTTCCGCCTACGACCCAAACCTGTACGAACTTACAACCCAGGACAAGAAAAAATTGGTGCCAGACCTTGAAAGTAGAAAGTAGAAACTTAAAAACGCTTTATTTATCTTATTTTATCTGTTAAATTTTAATTGTATTACGGGCAGAAAAAACCTTAGATAGGTTAACAGATGGGACGGCAGCTATAAAGGGAATTCCGTGCTTAAATTATCCGGATACCACAGCTGCCTGGCGATTATCATTCAAGCGGGACAGGGAAAACATTCAACGCAATGAGCTGCCCGGAGCGCAACAAGGAGATTGAAATGTTGAACGCGCATACAATCAGCAGATACAGTTTTACTTTCTACTTTCAAGGTCTGGCACCATTTTTTTTCTTATGTATCTGCTTTCTAAGGATGCCGGCAAGAACAACACGGAAATAGCAGCCCTGCTGAACAAAATGCATCATGGCAGTATAGGCAGATCAATCGCAGGCGTAATAAAGGAACTGTCAACAAACAACAAAACAAAGCAGGATGTGAATAAGATATCTGAAACGTATACAAAAAGACAAAACGTAACAAATATAAAAGCTATAAGTGAGGTCTGACACCTTAACTGGTTTTAAAAACAGGAGGGTAATTTGAAAAAAGTGATTATAATTGCAGCGATTTCTTTAATAGCATTTGTCTTGTCTGCGGCAAATAAAGATGTTTTTACGGCAACTGAGGAATTCGCGTCAGTTACCCTTCCGGAAAAAGGAGCTGTACCTGTAAGCTTTAACTCAATAATTATCGATTTTTCCTGTTATAAAACCGTAAAAAAAGGAACGGTTAATTTCTGCCCGCTGGCCCTTGATAAAGAGGCGAAGTATATCTCTTTTTTAAGCGTCAGGAAACTCGGCAATAACCTGCTCTGCAGGATAATCATGCCGCAAGCGACAAAAGAGCAGGTGAAAGCGGATGAGGAGTCGGAGTCCGGCGGCGAATATGATTTTTCGGAATGGGAGACCATCTGCCTTTTGTCCGGCAACGACGGAAAACTAATCTGGTCATTTAGGGGCTTCATGCCCGATAATGCGCTGATAGAAAATGATACTGCCTATTTTCATGGGGCAGGAAACAGGCTGATTAAATTTAACCTTGCGGAAGGAAAGATTTACTGGGAAGTGGACACTTACAAGCTGGAAACCTACGGGGGATATTTTTCGTATTTCAATACCCCTGTAATAAAGGACGGAGTGGTATGTTTTACCGACAGAGACGGGCATAAAGTAAACGTTAATGACGCCGACGGAAAAGTCATAAATTACGACAGGCCCGTCAATAATTCAACAATCAACCCTGCGCTCGGGATCACGGCGTTAGCCATGGCAGGATATTATTTCTATGAAATGCAGGCTGATAAAAACTATCTGCTGTCCGGAATCGCGCTTGGTTTGAATGCCGCCGGATGGATGGATTACAGTATCATAAATATACCGTTTTTCGATGACAGTCTTTCCAAGGCGTGCATGATGCTCGGCGGGGCAGTCGACCTCGCATATCCGGTCATCACATTGATTAATTCAATAGAAAAAAATGACAACGCGAGTATGTGGAGAGCGGCAGGGGGCATCGGAGTGATGCTGGCCGTCCCGCTTGCCGCGGCATTTTTTATGAATAACCATGATAAAAACAACAAGGAAGAACAGCCCGCGCTCATAGTCCCTCTGGTGAATCAGGAATATACCGGGGTGGATGTGAGGATAAGGTTCTAAAAACATATTCTTATATTTATGCATGGTGTTTAGATTAATTACACGACACCATGCCCCGACTAAAGACTTTAACAAAGAAATCGCTAATAAAATATAACAAAAAACACATGAAAGGTGTCAGACATCACTTATAGCCTTTATCCTTGATGTTGTTTAATAACTTTGATAAATTGGCATCAATAAAACGATATTATTAAATACGGGGAGACAACTAAGGATTCTAATACTCTTCACAATTAATCAGACCGCGAATAATTTAACAAAGCAGAGTGAATAAGATATCTGAAACTTATACAAAAAGGCACGGTGTAATGAATGTAAAAACTTTAAGCGAGGTTTGACAACTAAACTTCTAACTTTTTTTATAAACCTTTTTCAAATATATGATAAAATATAAACTTTCAAACAAGCATTTATCGGGAGAGTATTTTGGAAAATAACAGAATTATTAAATTTATATGTGTAATAACAGGTTTTATTTTTATTTTCATCGGACAGTCGTTTATGTACGCAAAGCCGCACGCTTTGCCGGGCGCTTATTTCTTTCTGCTTTCTCTTATCCCTTTTTTCATCGCGATAAAAAGCGACAAAGGCGCGGAACTTATCGGTAACCTGCCTTTTTTAAAAGGCGTTTTTGAAAAACCGGGAAAATTTGAAATAATAGGGTTTGCTATATTCTTCATAACCGCAGCTTTCTTCAGGTTTCACAGCCTGGACACGGTGCCTATGGGGTCCTTCCGTGATGAAGGAAAGGCCGTCAAAGACGCCATGGATATCATAAGGGGCGTCACGCCAAACGGCGCCGATTCCGCCCTGCCCATATATATAAGACATATCACTGATAACGCCGCTTTATATAACTATTTTATGGCCGGCCTTTTCCCGTTTATCGGAGAAGGTATAATGGGGGCAAGGGCAGCTACAGCTGTCGCGGGGCTTATGGCGGCGGTAAGTTTTTATTTCCTTATACGTTACATGCTTGGCTGGAAAACTGCATTTTTCGCTTCAATGTTTTTTGCCTTTGGCATCTACCCGGTTGCATACAGCAGGCTTGTTTATCACGCGGGGTTTGCCATACTGCCTTTTATTATCTCTTTATTCTACGCGGTAAAAATTTATAACGAAAGAAAAACCGCCGATTTTATTATTTTCGGAATCGCGCTTGCGTTATCCGTTCAGACATATCAGGCGGCACGGATTGTGCCTGTTGCATATTTACTGTTTATCGCAGGGACATTTTTCTTTGACAGGGAATTTTTAAAAACTAATTATATAAAATTATACGCCTCATTTATAACAGCCGTCATATTTATGGTCCCGTTTCTGGTATACGTCATGGAGCATTTTGACTCGTTCATGATGAGAGCTTCGGGTTTATATCTTATGCAGGCGCATAACAGCCACCATTGGTTTAACCAGAATCCAATATTAAATTATTTAATCAGTATAAAAAAAGTTCTTCTTATGTTCAATCATAGCGGCAGTGTGGCTATAAACCTTGGGGCATATAACGGATTGCCCCTTATGGACTTTCTTACAGGCATATTCGCCGCCGCGGGGTTTTTTATTCTATTGGCGGCAGCCTTTACCGGTAATATTTTCGGGATTGTTTTCATCTTTTTTTTAATTTTATTTGCAGCCGCCTCGGCCGCTTTCATAGAAGCGCCTTATCCAAGCAGATCCGTTATGACCATGCCCTTACTATACATTATTGCCGCCTTTGGCCTGTCGGGATTAATCCGCAGCACGCCATCTGCAGGCAGGAAAGTTATATATGTGTTAATCTCTATAGCCGTCGTCCTTACAGGCGTTATTAATTATGACAAGTATTTTATAAAGTACGGCAGGCACAAATACATATACCGCGCTTTTGAATCAGAAAAAAGGGAAGCTGCGGAATATGTAATAAAATTGGGAGACAGCTGGCAGGCCATAATGACGCCGTATTTTATGTACGGGCCGGAGCAGAACACTCCCGACGTTACAATTGCCTTTATGGCAAAGAAAAAAAATAATTATGAAAAACTTACAACCGGCTATAATTTTCCCGTTAATCCGCAGCCCGGAAAAAACTATGTTTACATTCTGGAGAGGGAATACTACTCCATGCTTCCGTCCCTTCAGGCATATTATCCGGCAGGAGAACGTGTTGACTTTATGGAAAAATATAACGACGAAAAAATAATAGCTTTTATCGCCTATAAAGTCCCTTACGAAGAAGCCCTGAAAGGTTTATCTGACAAACCCGAAAAGGGGCTTACCGCGCGTTATTATACCGGCGGCGACTGCGGTTA
The genomic region above belongs to Candidatus Goldiibacteriota bacterium and contains:
- a CDS encoding glycosyltransferase family 39 protein, with the translated sequence MENNRIIKFICVITGFIFIFIGQSFMYAKPHALPGAYFFLLSLIPFFIAIKSDKGAELIGNLPFLKGVFEKPGKFEIIGFAIFFITAAFFRFHSLDTVPMGSFRDEGKAVKDAMDIIRGVTPNGADSALPIYIRHITDNAALYNYFMAGLFPFIGEGIMGARAATAVAGLMAAVSFYFLIRYMLGWKTAFFASMFFAFGIYPVAYSRLVYHAGFAILPFIISLFYAVKIYNERKTADFIIFGIALALSVQTYQAARIVPVAYLLFIAGTFFFDREFLKTNYIKLYASFITAVIFMVPFLVYVMEHFDSFMMRASGLYLMQAHNSHHWFNQNPILNYLISIKKVLLMFNHSGSVAINLGAYNGLPLMDFLTGIFAAAGFFILLAAAFTGNIFGIVFIFFLILFAAASAAFIEAPYPSRSVMTMPLLYIIAAFGLSGLIRSTPSAGRKVIYVLISIAVVLTGVINYDKYFIKYGRHKYIYRAFESEKREAAEYVIKLGDSWQAIMTPYFMYGPEQNTPDVTIAFMAKKKNNYEKLTTGYNFPVNPQPGKNYVYILEREYYSMLPSLQAYYPAGERVDFMEKYNDEKIIAFIAYKVPYEEALKGLSDKPEKGLTARYYTGGDCGYGDLLEVRTEPMIFHEWAYFPKNVTRFTVCWDGRIRIDTPGKYIFDVKTNERKELLIDNKPILSGNQAKAEVLLSKGMHDIHVMYRNNGGNRFALWWAKPDNGILEAVPMDNFYPSK